The stretch of DNA CATTGATGAGTGGGCGGCTCACGGTCGGAAAAATATATTTGGAGAAACTGTTAAGGTTTCAGAAATGCAATCTGAAGGTGGTGCTTCCGGTGCCGTACACGGTTCCCTACAAGCAGGTGCTTTAACAAGTACATTTACAGCTTCTCAAGGTCTGCTACTGATGATTCCTAATATGTATAAAATGGCTGGTGAACTTTTACCTGCTGTTTTTCATGTAAGTGCTCGTAGTTTAGCTGCTCAAGCACTTTCTATTTTTGGAGATCATTCTGATGTAATGTCTGCTCGCCAAACAGGTTTTGCTTTTTTAGCAACCGGTGGTGTTCAAGAGGTTATGGATTTAGCCGGTGTTGCTCACTTAGCAGCTATTAAAACTCGCATTCCATTTGTACATTTCTTCGATGGATTCCGTACATCTCACGAAATTCAAAAAATTGAATATTTTGAAAATGATGATTTATCTGATTTAATAGATAGAGAAGCTCTACAAAAATTTAGAGACTCTGCTTTAAACCCTGAAAATCCTGTAACCAGAGGTACAGCTCAAAATCCGGATATATATTTCCAAGCTCGCGAAGCAGCCAATAAATTTTACGATAACATTCCTGATGTTGTTGAGGAATATATGCAAGAAATTACCAAAAAAACCGGTCGCGAATATCATCCATTTACATATTACGGAGCTGAAGACGCTACAGATATTATTATCGCAATGGGTTCTGTTACCGAAACCATTAAAGAAGTAATTGACTATAAATTAGCTAATGGCGACAAAGTTGGTTTAATTTCTGTTCATTTATACCGCCCTTTCTCTGCAAAATATTTCTTAAACGTTTTACCAAAAACAGTAAAACGAATTGCAGTACTAGACCGCACAAAAGAATTGGGTGCTAACGGAGAACCATTGTATTTAGATGTTCGTGATTTATTTTACGGAAAAGAAAATGCTCCTGTAATTGTTGGTGGTCGTTATGGATTATCCTCTAAAGATACCACTCCGGCTCAAATTATTGGCGTTTACGAAAACTTACAACTTCCTGAACCTAAAAATGGCTTTACAATTGGTATTGTAGATGATGTTACTTTCTTATCTCTTCCTAAAAAAGAAGAAGTAAGTATTGTTCCGGAAGGAACTTTCGAAGCTAAGTTTTATGGTTTAGGTGCCGACGGAACTGTTGGAGCAAATAAAAACTCTATCAAGATTATTGGTGATTCTACTGATAAATTTGTTCAAGCATATTTTTCATACGACTCAAAAAAATCTGGAGGAATAACTATTTCTCACCTACGTTTTGGTGACAAACCCATTCGCTCTATCTATTTGGTAGGAACTCCCGATTTTGTTGCTTGTCACGTTCCTGCATATCTAAAAAAATATGATATGCTAAAAGGTATCAAAGAAAACGGTACTTTCTTGATGAACAGTAGCTGGGATGCAGCAACTACCTTGGAGCACCTTCCTGCCAAAATCAGAAAAACACTTGCAGAGAAAAACATTACAATGTACATTATCGATGCTACCAGTATAGCCGACGAGATAGGCTTAGGTAATCGTACAAATACCATAATGCAATCAGCTTTCTTTAAAGTATCCGAAGTAATTCCTTACGATTTAGCCGTTGAAAAGATGAAGGCTTTCATAGTAAAATCTTACGGTATGAAAGGCGAAGAGATTGTAGCAATGAACTTTGCTGCTGTTGAACGTGGTGGTGCTGTAACTAAAGTTGATATACCAAAAGAATGGGCTAATATTGATATTGATGCTGAACAGAAAAAAGCTGACGATGCAATTCCTGACTTCATTAAAAACTTTGTAAACCCTGTAAATGCTCAAGATGGTGATGATTTGCCTGTAAGTGCTTTTACCGGACGTGAAGATGGAACTTTCCCTGCAGGAACTACTGCTTATGAGAAACGTGGTGTTGCAGTCAACATTCCCGAATGGCAAGTAGATAGCTGTATTCAATGTAACCAATGCTCTTATGTTTGTCCTCATGCTGCTATTCGTCCTTTCTTAATGGATGAAAAAGAAGTAGCAAATGCTCCTGAAGGAACAGATACTAAAAAAGCAACAGGAAAAGCATTTGCAGGATTACAATTCCGCATTCAAGTATCTGCTTTAGACTGTACAGGTTGCGGTAACTGTGCCGAAGTTTGTCCTTCTAAAGAGAAATCGTTGATTATGAAGCCTCTTGAAAGTCAAATGGTAGAAGCTGACCGTTGGGATTATTTTGCTAAAAACGTTACATATAAAGATACTTTAGTTGATAAAACGAAGACCGTTAAGAATTCTCAGTTTGCACAACCTTTATTTGAGTTCTCAGGAGCCTGCGCCGGTTGTGGTGAAACTCCATACATCAAAACCATTACTCAATTGTTTGGTGATAGCATGATGGTTGCCAATGCTACCGGATGTTCTTCTATCTACGGTGGTTCGGCTCCTTCTACACCTTATTGTAAAAATTCAGAAGGAGAAGGACCTGCTTGGGCTAACTCATTATTTGAAGATAATGCAGAATATGGTTTCGGTATGGCAACGGGAGTTAACAAAATGCGCGCACGCATTCAACTACGTTTAGAAAAAGCACTCGAAAATGGAGTTAGTGATGAAGAAAAAGAAGTTTTTGAAAATTGGATTGCAAACAAGCAAAATCTTGAAGAATCAAAAATAGCTTCCGAAAAACTAAAAGCCGTTTTAAGTGCATCTCCAAATACTGAATTATCCAAAGAATTATTGAGTCTGAGTCAGTATTTTGCTAAACGTTCTAATTGGATCTTTGGTGGTGACGGCTGGGCATATGATATTGGATTTGGCGGACTTGATCATGTATTAGCTGCCGGAGAAGATGTTAACGTTTTGGTTATGGACACTGAGGTGTATTCAAACACTGGTGGACAATCTTCTAAAGCAACTCCGGTTGCTGCTGTTGCAAAATTTGCATCTGCAGGTAAACGCATCCGTAAAAAAGATTTAGGAGTTATGATGATGTCTTACGGTTATGTTTATGTTGCTCAAGTAGCAATGGGATCTAGTAATACACAATTTTTCAAAGCCATTAAAGAAGCAGAAGCTTTCCCCGGCCCATCAATTATAATTGCTTATTCTCCTTGTATCGCTCACGGTATCCGTTCAGGTATGGGAACAACACAACTTGAACAAAAGAAAGCCGTTGAAGCAGGATACTGGACTAATTACCGTTTCGACCCCAGATTGGAAGAACAAGGAAAAAATCCTTTCCAATTGGATTCTAAAGCACCGGATTGGAGTAAATTCAAGCCATTCTTAATGAATGAAGTACGCTATACTTCACTAAAGAAAGCATTCCCAAAAGAAGCTGAGGAACTATTCCAAGCTGCTGAAGAAAATGCTAAATGGAGATACAATAGCTACAAACGCTTGGCTGCCGCCGATTATTCGCTTCCTGAAAACGAGTAATGCTAATTATAAATTTCATAAAACCGGAAGCTTTTGTTTCCGGTTTTTTTATGCCAAATCTTCTTATTTTTACAAAAAAAATAACAAATGAAAAATTATACAATCATTTTATTATCGGCCATCCTACTTGGCTTTACTTCTTGCCAACCTAAAGTTGAAAAACAAAGCAATGATAAAAACGAGAAACTGCTTATGGCTACACTTTATGTGCAGCAAGCTGCCGAATTTAAAGCACTCAATTATCAGGCTTATAATATTGGCAAACTTCGTTTGGATCAAATATTAAGCAAAAAACAAAGCGATAAAAAACTAGCTATTGTTGTAGATATCGACGAAACTGTTTTAGACAACTCCCCTTTTGAAGCAAAAAGTATTTTAGAAAAAACATCCTATCCCATGTACTGGGCTGAATGGTGTAATCTATCCAGAGCCGAATCTATTGCCGGAGCACAAGAATTTTTAAGTTATGCTGCAGAAAAAGGAGTTGAAACATTTTATATCTCCAACAGAAAAATAGAATTATACAAAGGAACTTTAAGCAACCTGATAAATAATGGTTTTCCTTTTGCCGACTCGACTCACGTACTTTTAAGAACAACAACTTCCGACAAAGAACCGCGTAGAAGTATTGTTAAAGAAAACTACGAAATTGTTTTACTCTTTGGCGATAATTTAGGCGATTTCTCCTCCATTTTCGATAACAAAAGTACAGCTAATCGTTATGCAATGGTTGAAGAGCACAAATCCGAATTCGGCTCAAAATTTATTGTATTACCCAATCCAATGTACGGAGCTTGGGATGCTGCTATGTTTTACGATTTGGTAGTCGATAATAAAGACTCTGTTTATAAAGCACGATTGAAAAGTTTTTAATAAGACCTTTTCACTCCAAACAAAAAGCAGCATTGAAATATCAATACTGCTTTTTTTATTTCACAATGCCATCCAAATAAGCCTTAATTTATCTCCAAATCAAAAGGCATTCTGGCTTGAATTAAATCTTGGTTTTGTAAATTGTTGAAATACTTTATGTACTTAGCAAACACACCAAATTCTTTTCCAATAAACACACTACTTTCTCCCGTTAAATCTTCAATCATTTGCATAACAGGATCTTTCTGAACAGGTAGTGATTGAATACGATAATCATCCATTTCGGCTAATTCTGCTGCTGCTGCAATGGCATCCTCTAAGCCCCCAAGTTCATCAACAAGACCTAAACCAATAGCTTGCTCTCCTGTCCACACTCTACCTTGACCAATAGCATCAACATCCTCAAAAGTCATACTTCTGCCCTCAGCGACTTTATTTACAAAACTAGAATAAACATTTTCTATACTTCTCTGAATAACAGCACGCTGAAATGGCGATAAAGGTTTTGTTAAATCCATAAAGTCTGAATTATCATTAGTCATCACCTCATCAAAAGTAATTCCTAATTTATCGTTCATCAGCTCTTTTGCATTTGGAATCATGCCGAAAACGCCAATAGAACCAGTAATTGTTGTCGGTTCAGCAAAAATATAATTAGCATTACAAGCAATATAATAACCACCCGAAGCAGCCACATCACTCATAGAAGCAACTACCGGTTTTTCGGCTTTAGTCAACTCAAGCTCACGCCATATTAAATCAGAAATCAAAGCACTACCTCCGGGAGAATTTATGCGTAAAACAACAGCCTTAACACGATTATTTTCTCTAGCCTTTTTTAGTGCTTTTATAATATTTTTTTCTCCTATATATGTATCATCTCCTTTGCCCTGCATAATCTCTCCCGAAGCATAAATAACAGCAACTCTATCGCGCGATTTACTTCCTTTCTTATAAAAAGAGGTATTAATATATTTTCCAACATTCAATAAATTCAAATCCTTTTTTTCTTTTCCTCCGGAGAAAGAAACAAGATAATCTTCAACCTCATCCTTATATTTTAACTCATCAACAAAACCATAGTCAACAGTCGATTTTGCATCATTCAAAGCTAAATTATCTGCATATCTATTTAAATCATCAACAGTAAGCCCTCGGGATATAGCAATAGGATTTAATATCTCTGTCCAAACCGAATTGATTAAAGCAGTAGTTTGCTTTTTACTTGCCTCACTCATTTTATCAAGTATAAATGGCTCAACAGCACTTTTAAACTGTCCGTGCCTAATAATCTGCATATCTATTCCTAGCTTATCTAAAGCGCCTTTATAAAAAGTTACTTGTCCATGCAGACCATTAAAAAGAATAAAACCTTCGGGATGCAAAAAAAGATGATCGGCAACAGAA from Bacteroidales bacterium encodes:
- the nifJ gene encoding pyruvate:ferredoxin (flavodoxin) oxidoreductase, which gives rise to MENKKKFITCDGNYAASHIAYMFSEVAAIYPITPSSTMAEYIDEWAAHGRKNIFGETVKVSEMQSEGGASGAVHGSLQAGALTSTFTASQGLLLMIPNMYKMAGELLPAVFHVSARSLAAQALSIFGDHSDVMSARQTGFAFLATGGVQEVMDLAGVAHLAAIKTRIPFVHFFDGFRTSHEIQKIEYFENDDLSDLIDREALQKFRDSALNPENPVTRGTAQNPDIYFQAREAANKFYDNIPDVVEEYMQEITKKTGREYHPFTYYGAEDATDIIIAMGSVTETIKEVIDYKLANGDKVGLISVHLYRPFSAKYFLNVLPKTVKRIAVLDRTKELGANGEPLYLDVRDLFYGKENAPVIVGGRYGLSSKDTTPAQIIGVYENLQLPEPKNGFTIGIVDDVTFLSLPKKEEVSIVPEGTFEAKFYGLGADGTVGANKNSIKIIGDSTDKFVQAYFSYDSKKSGGITISHLRFGDKPIRSIYLVGTPDFVACHVPAYLKKYDMLKGIKENGTFLMNSSWDAATTLEHLPAKIRKTLAEKNITMYIIDATSIADEIGLGNRTNTIMQSAFFKVSEVIPYDLAVEKMKAFIVKSYGMKGEEIVAMNFAAVERGGAVTKVDIPKEWANIDIDAEQKKADDAIPDFIKNFVNPVNAQDGDDLPVSAFTGREDGTFPAGTTAYEKRGVAVNIPEWQVDSCIQCNQCSYVCPHAAIRPFLMDEKEVANAPEGTDTKKATGKAFAGLQFRIQVSALDCTGCGNCAEVCPSKEKSLIMKPLESQMVEADRWDYFAKNVTYKDTLVDKTKTVKNSQFAQPLFEFSGACAGCGETPYIKTITQLFGDSMMVANATGCSSIYGGSAPSTPYCKNSEGEGPAWANSLFEDNAEYGFGMATGVNKMRARIQLRLEKALENGVSDEEKEVFENWIANKQNLEESKIASEKLKAVLSASPNTELSKELLSLSQYFAKRSNWIFGGDGWAYDIGFGGLDHVLAAGEDVNVLVMDTEVYSNTGGQSSKATPVAAVAKFASAGKRIRKKDLGVMMMSYGYVYVAQVAMGSSNTQFFKAIKEAEAFPGPSIIIAYSPCIAHGIRSGMGTTQLEQKKAVEAGYWTNYRFDPRLEEQGKNPFQLDSKAPDWSKFKPFLMNEVRYTSLKKAFPKEAEELFQAAEENAKWRYNSYKRLAAADYSLPENE
- a CDS encoding 5'-nucleotidase, lipoprotein e(P4) family; translation: MKNYTIILLSAILLGFTSCQPKVEKQSNDKNEKLLMATLYVQQAAEFKALNYQAYNIGKLRLDQILSKKQSDKKLAIVVDIDETVLDNSPFEAKSILEKTSYPMYWAEWCNLSRAESIAGAQEFLSYAAEKGVETFYISNRKIELYKGTLSNLINNGFPFADSTHVLLRTTTSDKEPRRSIVKENYEIVLLFGDNLGDFSSIFDNKSTANRYAMVEEHKSEFGSKFIVLPNPMYGAWDAAMFYDLVVDNKDSVYKARLKSF
- the sppA gene encoding signal peptide peptidase SppA; the encoded protein is MSQFFKYTLATVLGIFIAGIISFFLFLGIIGAIVSSAEDKEVIATEHSILHLDLDYQINDRGGNDPFAQMDFTDFSMKKNPGLDEIIRAIKKAKADPNIDGIYLSAPSILAGISSVQEIRNALEDFKEDGKFIVAYATVFDQKAYYLASVADHLFLHPEGFILFNGLHGQVTFYKGALDKLGIDMQIIRHGQFKSAVEPFILDKMSEASKKQTTALINSVWTEILNPIAISRGLTVDDLNRYADNLALNDAKSTVDYGFVDELKYKDEVEDYLVSFSGGKEKKDLNLLNVGKYINTSFYKKGSKSRDRVAVIYASGEIMQGKGDDTYIGEKNIIKALKKARENNRVKAVVLRINSPGGSALISDLIWRELELTKAEKPVVASMSDVAASGGYYIACNANYIFAEPTTITGSIGVFGMIPNAKELMNDKLGITFDEVMTNDNSDFMDLTKPLSPFQRAVIQRSIENVYSSFVNKVAEGRSMTFEDVDAIGQGRVWTGEQAIGLGLVDELGGLEDAIAAAAELAEMDDYRIQSLPVQKDPVMQMIEDLTGESSVFIGKEFGVFAKYIKYFNNLQNQDLIQARMPFDLEIN